In the genome of Triplophysa dalaica isolate WHDGS20190420 chromosome 17, ASM1584641v1, whole genome shotgun sequence, the window CACTGCATGCGCAGCTGGACACCAGACCGTCAGAGAGTGACGACAGTAATGATCTCTCTAACCCACTGTCACACGTTTGACTCTTCCAGTCATCTAGAATGCTCAGTCAATTTGTTTCTGAGAGCTGGGGGGTCTTTAGAGCAGACTGATCAGTTCGAAATACAGTCAAAAGTGAAGATTGTGTAGTTGTGTCTAGTTTCTGTCCAAATGTGTTTATTCACCTGAAGTGTTTGTGTCATAATTGAGAACATACACTGTTTGAGGCGGGGCTGTGGGATGTCTCCACCAATAGCAGACAGCagcagtgtttgtgtttctgaaaGAAGCAGAAGAGAAATGATGTCAGCATGTTGAAGTGAGTGTTGTTGTGATGTTTTGTCTCTTCAGATGGTGATATTCAGTTAAACTTCACTATTGAAGCAGTTCCTCTGTCAGGAGACAGCAGAGGTATTTCAGCTTCTGCACTCTCACTGTTATTGAGTCAAGGGATAcatccctcactctctctctctctctctctctctgcagcgCTTCACTCGTTCTCTGTGAGCGTGCATTACATTGGTCAGGAGGTTTTGCGGCGAGAGATTGTGGGTAATGACATTCGGATCGCCTACCTGCCCCCCTCACCCGTTCCCCCCTCCCAACCATCTCTGAACGGCACAGGTTTTCCTCGCATCCCTCTTCCGGATCCCCCCTCAGATATGACCTCTGACCCCAGCCTCGCCCCACGTTTGCATGCCCTTTCCAAACTGCTGCCCTTCATGGAGCGAGGGGTGGTGCTCGCATCGACGGGGGGAGGCATTTACGCCAAACGCTTCTGTCAGGGTCGAGTGTTTTGGAGAGGACCTCATAACCTCACGACGGGACCCTGTAAGATGGAGCGAACGAGCGAGCCCACCATGCTGTTCAACAAAGACCTGTTCAAACAGCGTGAGTGTTACACATTTACACTACCCCTTCAgcagtgtgtgtacagtgtgatggttgatatttgcatttattataaCTGTCTGATACAACTCATACtcatacatacaaaaataaaagtgcctTACAGCAGTTTGGTCATTTTATATtcaagaaataaacatgttatctGTCTGTGTTGGCAGTTCAGGCGCAAGTCAAGACTAAAATcgttacaataaataaatataaacttttacaAACCGGTCTCAAAAACTCCAAAAAGCGCAAACATCCATCATCAAAGACAAACACCTGTACTGTGTCGCTGTGCCTTGTGGTGTACCTCAAGGATCTGTTATTGGTCCTCTGGTGTTTGTTATGTGCTATCACTTGAGATCATAAAAACGTATTAAATTTCATAGCTTTGCAGATGATattcaggtttgtttttctgATTAACCTACCTTATTTGTCCTCTCTCTTTCACTGTTTCCTGTCTTTAAGAACCTAAAGACCTATTCAGATACTTAAATGTAGACAAAAGCTTTTCCCAGCATGACACATTAAGGCtatgttcacatttgacttcaTTTTTGAAGCTGCCAGCGTCTCCTATGGAacaaactgtgtttttaaaaatgtcctGAGTGCTATTTTAAACGCCAGCGCCGGCGTCTTTTGCTGCAGCTCGGAGCGTCTTTTGAAGttgaaaaagtaaaacttttctgaaaaaaaggcCTACATCAAGCACCTTTTGCACATCTTACCAATGACAAGTGAGTAGCGAGCCCTGTGGTTTCTATAAAAAACATGTGAGGAAGGTGATAATAAAATGGTGGCTAAAACGCCTGTTGgagcatttaatttttttcaagtttattttttgatCGCATTTTTAGCGAGAAATTAGTAATGTAGTTCTTAAATATATGTGATTAGTTGTTGCAAAGACGCTCAATATTTATAGTTCAGATAGATTTCCGTTACGCTGCCTATGAAGCCTTTCTGAATATGTCTCTTTAAACTGCCTTCGTGCACAAAAGCTGCCTCTGAACATTGCCGCCACTATTTGTAACCACAACGCTGCaagcttttttttaacttaaaaaacgctgtcaactttttcttgtcaaatgtgaacacagcCTTATTGATTGTGTCTGGATCGTTCCCTCAATAACTGTCCCAAATTTAGGGGTGTTGTTCCACTCTAAATGATCTGAATCACACAGTATCAGTCAGGTTATTCCGGCAGTGTaatattgtttgtaaaaatctCTAGTTTATTGTTAAAGATGCTAAAACTGTTATCCATGTGTTAGATTGGACTATTGTAACTCCTTATATAGCGACTGTCCTTAGGTTCTTAATCTGTGTTTACACTTAACAAAAATCTGCACCTGTGGACATCAATAGTCTTGTGGTTAGTGAGCCGACATATAGTCCCAGTGCACTAAATTTCCCTCTCTCAAGTATCCTTTGCCAGTCCCACTCCTCTGTCTCTAACCAAAAGTTTACCTGTCTGTTCTCCACTGTCatatcaaataaacacataaataaatctgtACCTGTCACCTAAATTCTTCCCCAACTTCACTGACTCATCTGTCACATTCAGATTAAACTCCTAGTACTGGATTATAAAACCTGTCATAGAGTTACTGTCAGATCCGGCATTGATGACCTGTTAGTCAAACTCACAAGTGTTGATGAGCACTATGGGATGAGATGACTCATAATCTTCACTCTGTTTTAAAActcttctttgtttttataaataacagtTTTAGTTTTTAGGAATAACAGATAAAGTTGTAGTATTTGTTTTCTGCGTGATCATTACctgatttgattattatttgaGCATgcgtcctttttttgtttttacctgttgtaaaaaaacagtttaactGTCTATCTTGTAAAGTgttctttcatttataaaaggTGCTGctgtatacaaatatatatttaatatttatctgaataaaaccttttcttctttttataaaatgtcagACATTTACTAAATAATCAGATGCTATTGTGCtgattaaaagtgtttttttctgtcatcagaGTTGGACTCTTACCGCAGCGGTGGAAATCCACCTCAGACAGACATCACATTGTGTTTTGGAGAAGAGCTGATGGAAGGAGATGATCTGTCTGACAAACACATCATCATTAAGGTACACGTCTCTTGTGTGTGATGTGCTGAAGATGGATGCAATCATTCAAATGTTTGCTCAATAATTCCTCTCCATCatctaaatgttgtttttcgTCAGATCGTTCTTCCATGGGCCCAGTCTCAGATACAAGAGGTCCAGACGTTCAGAGACTCCATTGCCATTCTCAAAAGCCTGGCCAGCCAATCACCTACAGGAGAAGTTACGCTCAACTTTGTTGATGTGTCAGAGCAACAAATAACAAGCCCTTGAAATAACACTGACTGAAAGAAATACTAAAAAAGCAAAACCGCCGATAGGAATCATGTTTAGGTAAGCAGTAGATAATTAGTGGAAATAATTGTCACACTGTAATTATCAACATTACATCTCAATACTTCTGTAATTTTTTCACCATCTGCTACATAACGTCTGTAATAGCATCAGATCAGCCGCTGCTGAGCTTTGTGTCAGTCAGACTGCATGAGTTAGTGAAATAGAGAAATCAATAATCATCAAATTCTCCCACAATATGCATTAAACACAAACCATAGTTAACAACAGATAGAGTTTAGCCAGCAATGTTTATATAATCAATATATATGTACCTAGATAACGCTAATATTATAGTTAaatcattcatatttaattgttttttttctgtaagatgcattaaaatgcaaattttgtTGTCACTTGACTTTGTGTCATCATGGCGATGATCTTCTGACAGCAGATCTGAGGAAGAACATTTTCATGTTACTTGGTAACAAACTTATAGTAACAGGGAATGCaagtcgctctggataaaagaatctgccaaatccataaatgttaaaaaaatgaaagaataaatgaagacGTAGATAATtcgaaaatactttacagatttaaataaaatcagagTCAACGCACAAGACAAATTCTGTAAGAAGTATTTACTCCAGTGTTTTTCAACATTTCCATAATAAATCTCTATTATACATGTGTTAAAAATGTGACAGTAACAGTGAATTACTACACTATTCACTGAAGTTCATTGATTCATACTACAGagtaatgtattattattattactataatAAACAACTATATACTGTAGTGAGAACTGTACAGTACACTAGAATCTATTCAATTGTagtaaaaagtaaaatttactacagtattttttgaaACCGCTACAAGAGAAGATGGAATTTAGAGCAGAAAGCTGGAATTGACTGTCTTGAGGATCATTCACTCGTCTCCTCAAGGTTTGTTTTGTTAGACACTGGTGACAGACTGACAGCTGGAGGGGACGAGTTAACAGACGTTCTGCCCAAACCATCAAACTGACATCGTGAGAGAAAGATTCCCTTTATGTGTGAGATGACATTTTCAGTTTAAGATTAAACATTACTGATTATTCTATCCTTTTGATTTTAATGGAA includes:
- the irf9 gene encoding interferon regulatory factor 9 isoform X2, whose amino-acid sequence is MTSGQIRSTRRLRSWMVEQVNSGKYRGLEWDDPEKTMFRIPWKHAGKQDFRSEEDAAIFKAWAEFKGKLLENGSCDPASWKTRLRCALNKSPEFCEVTERSQLDISEPYKVYRLIPLEEQGVVTVKRESGRRAVKSSSRRRPNQSEPEEQITCKKIKEEAEHEVSVPNPAHEITLHAQLDTRPSESDDNGDIQLNFTIEAVPLSGDSRALHSFSVSVHYIGQEVLRREIVGNDIRIAYLPPSPVPPSQPSLNGTGFPRIPLPDPPSDMTSDPSLAPRLHALSKLLPFMERGVVLASTGGGIYAKRFCQGRVFWRGPHNLTTGPCKMERTSEPTMLFNKDLFKQQLDSYRSGGNPPQTDITLCFGEELMEGDDLSDKHIIIKIVLPWAQSQIQEVQTFRDSIAILKSLASQSPTGEVTLNFVDVSEQQITSP
- the irf9 gene encoding interferon regulatory factor 9 isoform X1, which gives rise to MTSGQIRSTRRLRSWMVEQVNSGKYRGLEWDDPEKTMFRIPWKHAGKQDFRSEEDAAIFKAWAEFKGKLLENGSCDPASWKTRLRCALNKSPEFCEVTERSQLDISEPYKVYRLIPLEEQGVVTVKRESGRRAVKSSSRRRPNQSEPEEQITCKKIKEEVTTPQPISTAEHEVSVPNPAHEITLHAQLDTRPSESDDNGDIQLNFTIEAVPLSGDSRALHSFSVSVHYIGQEVLRREIVGNDIRIAYLPPSPVPPSQPSLNGTGFPRIPLPDPPSDMTSDPSLAPRLHALSKLLPFMERGVVLASTGGGIYAKRFCQGRVFWRGPHNLTTGPCKMERTSEPTMLFNKDLFKQQLDSYRSGGNPPQTDITLCFGEELMEGDDLSDKHIIIKIVLPWAQSQIQEVQTFRDSIAILKSLASQSPTGEVTLNFVDVSEQQITSP